From the genome of Aspergillus fumigatus Af293 chromosome 1, whole genome shotgun sequence, one region includes:
- a CDS encoding uridine-cytidine N-ribohydrolase, translated as MDPSPDSPIPLWLDCDPGHDDAFAILLAAHHPSLHLLGITTVHGNSSLENTTTNALRVLEAIGRPDVPVYAGSRKPFCRPAVHAPDIHGDSGLDGTDLLPKAPRLPVIDKNPIVAMRDALMAQPKGTAWVIATGALTNVGLLFATFPEVAAHIQGLSIMGGAIGGGFTDAPMSRLPGEHERIGNTTPWAEFNIYCDPEASKSIFNNPTLAPKTTMIGLDLTHQVLASRSVQNRILHGSSDSTKTPSVLRRMMHALLVFFAQTYDSVFGLSSGPPLHDPLAVAVAISNLNPTFAKKHPDQALKFNDKNGERFAVDVVTDGIHSTNASETGQLGRTLATPMGGHGVAIPRGVDLEAFWNLILDCLTRADECNATRKS; from the exons ATGGACCCATCCCCTGACAGCCCAATTCCTCTATGGTTGGATTGTGATCCTG GACACGAT GACGCATTCGCTATTCTGCTCGCTGCGCATCATCCGTCGTTGCATCTCTTAGGAATTACAACCGTCCACGGCAACTCTTCTCTCGAGAATACGACGACTAACGCTCTAAGAGTCCTCGAAGCTATCGGTCGTCCAGATGTTCCTGTCTATGCCGGCAGCAGGAAGCCTTTTTGCCGGCCTGCAGTTCACGCTCCGGACATTCATG GCGATTCTGGACTCGATGGGACTGATTTGTTACCGAAAGCACCGAGGCTTCCTGTGATAGACAAAAACCCAATTGTCGCAATGCGTGATGCTCTCATGGCGCAACCAAAGGGAACGGCTTGGGTTATCGCAACGGGCGCCTTGACCAATGTTGGATTGCTTTTCGCAACGTTTCCCGAAGTAGCGGCTCATATTCAGGGTCTTAGCATCATGGGCGGTGCCATTGGTGGAGGGTTCACAGATGCTCCCATGAGTCGACTGCCGGGGGAACATGAGAGAATTGGAAATACAACACCCTGGGCAGAGTTCAATATTTAT TGTGATCCTGAGGCTTCCAAATCTATTTTCAACAATCCTACCCTGGCACCGAAGACAACAATGATCGGGTTGGATTTGACTCACCAAGTGCTTGCTTCTCGTAGTGTGCAGAACCGCATACTCCATGGATCCAGCGATTCCACCAAAACACCCTCAGTTCTCAGGAGAATGATGCACGCTCTACTTGTCTTTTTTGCTCAGACCTACGACAGCGTCTTCGGCTTGTCGTCCGGCCCTCCCCTTCACGATCCGCTCGCGGTGGCAGTCGCTATCTCAAATCTTAACCCCACCTTTGCGAAAAAGCACCCCGATCAAGCCTTGAAGTTCAATGACAAGAATGGTGAGCGGTTTGCTGTCGACGTGGTTACCGATGGCATCCATTCAACCAATGCGTCGGAGACTGGGCAGCTAGGCCGCACACTAGCTACTCCAATGGGCGGACATGGAGTAGCTATCCCCCGAGGAGTGGACCTAGAGGCCTTTTGGAACTTGATTTTGGATTGCCTCACGCGCGCCGACGAATGCAACGCGACGCGAAAGTCATGA
- a CDS encoding PXA domain-containing protein: MSCSTLIVYFICWWQSRPEAESIILTYPAIPLHAPLNVISPSSSYYWDEMTSESVQPGLTPLSHLKAVPTTSSSKPLAFKDSSVLQATPQLRHRSRLSKNVNRDEPVSATSDKATVALIRRVLCSQAGNQSGGASTPQPLEELLPPLTSSNEVDLQLYALIAIIIKEFVLSWYSKITSDQNLVKEVIQVIAHCTRAFEQRLRETDIAQLIFDEIPGLIEAHIISYRLARDESTLSGLSPSVRETYHALHPHPSLSPIPDSSDMRTIEKQRENEAIYRQLLAHGMLAILLPTEDLENVPLRTIIGDILADLILGNAVSEKMCQGWFLWETTTKLLSTAERLDEHEEDTADSHQQDRLHKFGLLTVNDDPKSDQSSSQTQSFGQAWLWNILQYLYLTYIVLQFIVTGLFRVMTNAKANVSSAAITPEISETEKSAPMGGTSTKRPILNYRIYSMVLQMLDIPRRMPWLAGFLSLFQYLTLAGPGKLGETGSVLDRFLHESIQDHILTPTLLPNLLRAYRAALFPSNARPSQGADVNRLSAPTPQPPQLSVRPPTPTQHGPTGDATTPGNADRTTPEPLTSAPTPSLAQNQGPSGPEIAAIKRKCARRILSLVPRPVARVFFGVSDNTSGPTALNGSTGDDSQQPPSRSSSPVPTPPNDPEETLILEAIERDILDLFADEYCNKHLIYSIIETVLAKLLPELSNHSIAELMEDRGISFATDQVPEA; encoded by the exons ATGAGCTGTTCAACGTTAATCGTCTACTTCATCTGTTGGTGGCAGTCTCGACCTGAGGCTGAAAGTATCATTTTAACTTACCCTGCTATACCTCTCCATGCACCGCTGAATGTAATATCGCCGTCCTCAAGTTATTACTGGGATGAAATGACCAGCGAATCTGTTCAGCCGGGTCTTACTCCACTTTCACATCTCAAGGCCGTGCCTACTACTTCCAGCTCCAAGCCACTCGCATTCAAAGACTCGTCCGTTTTGCAGGCAACTCCTCAGCTTCGACATCGGTCTCGATTATCGAAAAATGTCAATCGTGATGAGCCGGTTAGCGCGACAAGTGACAAGGCAACTGTTGCATTGATAAGACGTGTTCTTTGCTCGCAGGCGGGCAATCAAAGCGGAGGTGCTTCAACCCCACAGCCATTGGAAGAATTGTTGCCTCCTTTGACGAGCTCAAATGAAGTTGATCTTCAACTGTATGCATTAATTGCTATAATTATCAAGGAATTCGTCCTCTCATGGTATTCGAAAATCACATCGGATCAGAACCTCGTCAAGGAAGTCATTCAAGTGATCGCGCACTGTACTCGTGCTTTTGAGCAGAGATTGCGTGAAACTGACATTGCACAGTTGATCTTCGATGAGATTCCTGGTCTAATAGAGGCGCATATAATAT CGTACAGGCTGGCCCGCGATGAAAGTACACTATCCGGACTCTCCCCCTCTGTTCGCGAAACGTACCATGCCTTACATCCACATCCGAGTCTTTCACCAATCCCAGATTCCTCGGATATGCGGACGATTGAGAAACAACGCGAGAACGAGGCAATATACCGGCAGTTGCTGGCCCATGGAATGTTGGCCATTCTCCTCCCGACGGAGGATTTGGAAAATGTCCCGCTACGAACTATTATCGGTGACATACTAGCAGATTTGATACTTGGGAACGCAGTCAGCGAAAAGATGTGTCAGGGATGGTTCTTGTGGGAGACTACCACCAAGCTCCTATCGACAGCAGAACGACTTGACGAACATGAGGAAGACACGGCAGATAGTCACCAGCAAGATCGCCTACACAAATTCGGCCTGCTCACTGTCAACGATGATCCCAAGTCGGACCAATCGTCTTCACAGACTCAATCTTTTGGACAAGCGTGGCTATGGAATATCCTGCAATATCTGTATCTGACCTATATTGTTCTTCAATTCATCGTGACGGGACTTTTTCGCGTGATGACAAATGCTAAAGCGAATGTCTCGTCAGCTGCTATAACGCCAGAAATTTCCGAGACCGAGAAATCGGCGCCCATGGGCGGCACATCAACTAAGCGCCCTATTCTCAACTATCGAATTTATAGTATGGTTTTGCAAATGCTGGACATTCCTCGGAGAATGCCATGGCTGGCAGgatttctctctcttttccaaTATTTGACTTTGGCGGGACCGGGCAAGTTGGGCGAGACCGGCAGTGTCCTTGACAG GTTCCTTCACGAGAGCATTCAAGACCATATTCTCACCCCCACCTTGTTGCCCAACTTGCTTCGCGCATACAGGGCAGCGCTATTCCCATCAAATGCCCGTCCAAGCCAAGGGGCAGATGTAAATCGATTATCGGCTCCGACTCCGCAGCCTCCGCAATTGTCCGTGCGGCCTCCTACGCCCACACAGCATGGCCCTACTGGTGATGCAACAACCCCTGGCAATGCTGACAGGACGACGCCGGAACCTCTTACCTCTGCGCCAACGCCGTCCTTAGCTCAGAACCAGGGGCCCTCTGGGCCAGAAATTGCTGCCATCAAGCGAAAATGCGCGAGACGCATTCTGTCTCTAGTGCCTCGGCCAGTCGCACGAGTTTTCTTTGGTGTGTCAGATAATACCTCTGGCCCGACCGCCCTTAACGGCTCGACGGGAGATGACTCGCAGCAGCCGCCCTCCCGATCATCTTCGCCTGTACCCACTCCTCCCAACGATCCTGAAGAGACCCTCATCTTGGAGGCAATTGAGCGTGATATCTTGGACCTTTTCGCTGACGAGTATTGCAACAAGCATCTAATCTACTCCATCATTGAAACTGTTCTCGCGAAGCTTCTCCCCGAGCTGTCGAACCACAGCATAGCAGAGCTCATGGAAGACAGGGGTATCTCCTTTGCCACAGATCAAGTTCCGGAGGCGTAG
- a CDS encoding DNA-binding domain-containing protein, whose translation MWVTSILTLAFTFQSTVSKVLRQKEKYLNPDEGSRSPIKRAKGRVPDIEKALSNWVRNYQKQGYPLSDEMIREKALFFASTCGSPDGKEKVLTQSWLEKFKLKNNLMGAKSRKGSFAKSDSESPTRLTIDSALASAVQSPSVLSPTSPTGFASPSPLSPIMNPEHMRKELAKSLDELAEEYQHKHAKSTTSLDTNCSLSASVTSPTSTLVSDSPFTPVSQSRGSLADSQSNRPRSQTLPTGTLDPSLISTEESSDHSLSKAALQQSLSITTLESPLEDEHNSKKGPGLDTSSNTIKRNRSNPEIKAKPMYPPSFSKSTTVSPISSPGSPTQDEARRALELVVSYFEHQPTGLGAQEFVTIGKLMERLELARAQQTALPGGLARIDELEDAPQLTKKRSIHNLG comes from the coding sequence ATGTGGGTAACGTCCATTCTGACGCTTGCTTTTACGTTCCAAAGTACTGTTTCCAAGGTGCTTCGTCAGAAGGAGAAGTATCTCAATCCAGACGAAGGAAGTCGGTCACCGATTAAGCGAGCCAAGGGACGAGTTCCCGACATTGAAAAGGCTCTATCGAACTGGGTGAGAAATTATCAAAAGCAGGGTTACCCGCTGAGCGATGAAATGATCAGAGAAAAGGCTTTGTTCTTTGCAAGCACTTGCGGCAGTCCAGACGGCAAAGAAAAGGTCCTCACCCAAAGCTGGTTGGAAAAgttcaagctgaagaacaACCTAATGGGCGCGAAGTCTCGGAAGGGCTCATTCGCGAAAAGCGATTCAGAGAGCCCTACACGTTTGACTATCGATTCAGCTCTAGCTTCTGCTGTGCAGTCCCCTTCTGTGCTTTCTCCCACGTCACCGACCGGGTTTGCATCGCCGTCACCGTTGTCTCCCATCATGAATCCAGAACACATGCGCAAGGAGCTTGCAAAAAGCCTAGATGAGCTTGCTGAGGAGTATCAGCACAAACACGCGAAAAGCACCACCTCGCTCGATACGAATTGCTCGCTTTCTGCCAGTGTGACTAGCCCCACATCCACATTGGTATCGGACAGTCCATTCACACCTGTCAGTCAGTCGCGGGGATCGCTCGCAGACAGCCAGTCGAATAGGCCACGAAGCCAGACGCTTCCAACAGGCACCCTCGACCCATCTTTGATATCTACAGAAGAATCGTCCGATCATTCGCTCTCTAAAGCGGCTTTGCAGCAGTCGTTGTCTATCACAACCCTTGAGTCACCTCTCGAGGATGAGCACAACTCGAAGAAGGGCCCCGGTCTCGATACATCATCCAATACCATCAAGCGCAATCGCAGCAACCCTGAGATCAAGGCAAAGCCCATGTACCCGCCCTCCTTTTCCAAATCTACAACTGTGTCACCAATTAGTTCCCCGGGGTCTCCAACGCAGGATGAGGCACGAAGAGCTCTTGAGCTTGTGGTGTCCTATTTCGAGCACCAGCCAACGGGACTCGGCGCACAGGAATTCGTAACCATTGGGAAATTGATGGAGAGACTTGAGCTCGCCAGGGCCCAGCAAACTGCTCTCCCCGGTGGTCTGGCGCGCATTGATGAACTTGAAGATGCTCCTCAATTGACCAAGAAACGAAGCATTCACAACCTGGGTTAA